The Paramormyrops kingsleyae isolate MSU_618 chromosome 11, PKINGS_0.4, whole genome shotgun sequence genome includes a window with the following:
- the hdc gene encoding histidine decarboxylase, whose protein sequence is MQAAEYNRRGKELIDYITEYLTQIRLRRVSPDVQPGYMRSLLPENAPIEPENWEEIFHDIEKIIMPGVVHWQSPYMHAYFPALNSWPSLLGDMLADAINCLGFTWASSPACTELEINVLDWLCKALGLPSHFLHHHAGSRGGGMLQSTVSECTLVSLLAARKTKILKLKETEADTDDSVLNSRLVAYASDQAHSSVEKAGLISLVKIRFLPTDEQFSLRGETLQTAIEEDRRKGLVPVLLCATLGTTGVCSFDCLSELGPVCAREGLWLHVDAAYAGSAFLCPELRGFLNGIEFADSFVFNPSKWMMVHFDCTAFWVKDKYKLQQTFTVDPVYLRHENSGAATDFMHWQIPLSRRFRSLKLWFVMRSFGVRNLQEHIRHGIDMAKLFESFVSADPNFEIPAQRHLGLVVFCLKGGNSLTQELLRELTKSGTMYLIPAVISSKLVIRFTVTSQFTTKEDIVRDWDIIHHTATAILAKKAVDRIISGSGEVLTAHSDMVDRVEARDEEQGTLECQPRGNIDTQEAGHITYMATRPQNAMLPSDTYGHQNGLDHRRTTRSLSCNGEMLTGPKDSDLLRLLSKDVITATRNVSCIKEGVLSKIPECAGILEKRVSRRLTKQYSVPVFSQCGIRCGVIRPCCSFMALQIFNKPWFACSRVSSALT, encoded by the exons ATGCAGGCTGCGGAGTACAATCGCAGAG GCAAAGAGCTCATTGACTATATCACGGAATACCTGACCCAGATCAGGCTGAGGCGGGTCAGCCCTGATGTCCAGCCGGGTTACATGCGCAGCCTCCTTCCAGAAAATGCTCCCATAGAACCAGAAAACTGGGAGGAAATCTTTCATGAcattgaaaaaataataatgcctGGG GTAGTACACTGGCAGAGCCCGTACATGCATGCCTACTTCCCCGCTCTCAACTCCTGGCCCTCCCTCCTAGGAGACATGCTGGCAGATGCCATTAACTGCCTTGGATTCACCTGG GCTTCCAGCCCAGCTTGCACTGAGCTGGAGATAAATGTTCTGGACTGGCTCTGCAAGGCGTTGGGGCTGCCCTCCCATTTTCTGCACCACCACGCTGGCAGCAGAGGGGGAGGAATGCTGCAG AGCACGGTCAGCGAGTGCACCTTGGTCTCTCTGCTTGCAGCCAGGAAGACAAAGATCCTTAAGCTGAAGGAGACAGAGGCGGACACTGACGACTCTGTGCTGAACTCTCGGCTGGTCGCCTATGCGTCTGACCAG GCTCACTCCTCTGTGGAGAAGGCAGGTCTGATCTCCCTGGTCAAAATCCGCTTCCTGCCCACAGACGAGCAGTTTTCCCTCCGTGGGGAAACGCTGCAGACAGCGATTGAGGAAGACCGGAGGAAAGGTCTAGTACCAGTCTTG CTCTGTGCGACTCTGGGCACTACAGGAGTGTGTTCATTTGACTGTTTGTCTGAACTGGGACCAGTGT GTGCCAGAGAAGGCCTGTGGCTGCATGTGGACGCTGCATATGCCGGCTCCGCCTTCCTTTGCCCCGAGCTGCGCGGCTTCCTGAATGGCATTGAGTTCGCAGACTCCTTTGTCTTCAACCCCTCCAAATGGATGATGGTCCATTTTGACTGCACTGCCTTCTG GGTCAAGGACAAGTACAAGCTTCAACAGACCTTCACTGTGGACCCAGTCTATCTCAGGCATGAAAACTCTGGAGCTGCCACTGATTTTATG CACTGGCAGATTCCTCTCAGTCGCCGGTTCCGTTCACTGAAGCTTTGGTTTGTGATGCGATCATTCGGAGTGAGGAACCTGCAGGAGCACATACGACAC GGCATAGACATGGCGAAGCTGTTTGAGTCCTTTGTCAGCGCTGATCCAAATTTTGAAATTCCAGCTCAGAGACACCTTGGCTTGGTGGTTTTCTGTTTGAAG GGAGGAAACTCTCTGACGCAGGAACTTCTGAGAGAACTGACAAAGTCAGGCACAATGTACCTCATTCCTGCCGTCATCTCCTCCAAGCTAGTTATCCGCTTCACTGTCACGTCCCAGTTCACCACCAAAGAGGACATTGTACGGGACTGGGATATCATCCACCACACTGCTACTGCCATCCTAGCCAAGAAGGCTGTGGACCGAATCATCAGTGGCTCTGGGGAGGTTCTGACGGCCCACAGCGACATGGTGGATCGAGTCGAAGCACGGGATGAGGAGCAGGGCACCCTGGAGTGTCAGCCCAGGGGGAACATCGACACTCAGGAGGCCGGGCACATTACCTATATGGCTACTAGACCTCAGAATGCAATGCTGCCTTCTGACACCTACGGCCATCAGAACGGTCTGGATCACAGGAGGACCACCCGCTCCTTAAGTTGCAACGGGGAAATGCTAACTGGCCCAAAAGATTCAGACCTCCTCAGGCTTCTCTCAAAGGATGTCATCACCGCCACACGCAACGTGTCTTGCATCAAGGAGGGTGTCCTCTCGAAGATCCCAGAGTGTGCTGGCATCCTGGAAAAGAGGGTTTCCAGGAGGCTCACAAAGCAGTACAGCGTCCCCGTCTTCTCGCAGTGCGGGATTCGGTGTGGCGTCATACGGCCATGCTGCTCCTTCATGGCTCTGCAGATATTTAACAAACCTTGGTTTGCCTGCAGCAGAGTGAGCTCTGCTTTAACTTAA